A genome region from Macrobrachium rosenbergii isolate ZJJX-2024 chromosome 42, ASM4041242v1, whole genome shotgun sequence includes the following:
- the LOC136828090 gene encoding cuticle protein AM1199-like, which translates to MQSVTIVLAFLAAVAVAAPQFGQPQQQFLQNPVAILRDDRQDLGNGEFSYVFEADNGISESRRGYVGAFGQSNMEGSYRFPLPDGSFAEVRYVADENGFRAESPFIPTPHPLPAHAIEQIRIAEEQRARGITFE; encoded by the exons ATGCAGTCT GTCACCATCGTCTTGGCTTTCCTGGCCGCCGTGGCCGTAGCCGCCCCTCAGTTCGGGCAGCCCCAGCAGCAGTTCCTCCAGAACCCGGTGGCCATCTTGAGGGACGATCGTCAGGATCTGGGCAATGGCGAATTCTCTTACGTCTTCGAGGCCGACAACGGCATCAGCGAATCGAGGAGGGGATACGTTGGTGCCTTCGGTCAGTCAAACATGGAGGGATCCTACAG GTTCCCTCTCCCCGACGGTTCCTTCGCTGAGGTCCGCTACGTCGCTGACGAAAACGGCTTCCGCGCTGAGTCCCCCTtcatccccaccccccacccactCCCCGCCCACGCCATCGAACAGATCCGCATCGCTGAGGAGCAGCGCGCCCGCGGGATTACTTTTGAATGA